One genomic region from Vannielia litorea encodes:
- a CDS encoding Gfo/Idh/MocA family protein: MARIGVGLIGTGFMGKAHALAWRGARAVMGGDSEIALAHLCEMPLAKAEKLAADWGFARAGDDWRALIEDPAVDVVSITTPNGLHAPMAIAALEAGKHVWCEKPMALTLEEAEAMVAAAKASGKVTLVGYNYVRNPALHHAAKLIAEGRIGRVVHVRGFYDEDYQADGALPWTWRAKLSEAGLGALGDMGCHLVSMIMQLVGPIESVLAETQIIHETRPVEGGGRAPVENEDVATALIRLEGGARGMITTSRSAWGRKNRIDLEIHGTEGQITFEQERMNEMRIYVNAGEKAEQGFKTILTGPQHPPYAAFCPAPGHQLGFNDLKVLEAAELVESIEGRQRAWPDFAEALEIERVIHAIAESAAKEARVSLV, translated from the coding sequence ATGGCACGCATCGGAGTGGGGCTGATCGGCACGGGGTTCATGGGCAAGGCCCATGCGCTGGCGTGGCGCGGGGCGCGAGCGGTGATGGGAGGCGACAGCGAGATTGCGCTGGCGCACCTCTGCGAGATGCCGCTGGCCAAGGCCGAGAAACTCGCCGCCGATTGGGGCTTTGCCCGCGCGGGCGACGACTGGCGCGCGCTGATAGAAGACCCGGCGGTGGACGTTGTGTCAATCACCACGCCCAACGGGCTGCACGCGCCGATGGCGATTGCCGCGCTGGAGGCGGGCAAGCACGTGTGGTGCGAGAAGCCGATGGCGCTGACGCTGGAGGAGGCCGAGGCGATGGTGGCGGCGGCCAAGGCCAGCGGAAAGGTGACGCTGGTGGGCTACAACTACGTTCGCAACCCGGCGCTGCACCATGCTGCCAAGCTCATCGCCGAGGGGCGGATTGGCCGGGTGGTGCATGTGCGGGGTTTTTACGACGAGGACTATCAGGCCGATGGCGCGCTGCCGTGGACCTGGCGGGCCAAGCTTTCGGAGGCCGGGCTGGGCGCGCTGGGGGACATGGGCTGCCATCTGGTTTCGATGATCATGCAGCTTGTTGGCCCGATCGAGAGCGTGCTGGCGGAGACCCAGATCATCCACGAAACGCGGCCCGTGGAGGGCGGAGGGCGCGCGCCGGTGGAGAACGAGGACGTGGCTACGGCGCTGATCCGGCTCGAGGGCGGCGCGCGGGGGATGATCACCACCAGCCGCAGCGCGTGGGGCCGGAAGAACCGGATCGATCTGGAGATTCATGGGACTGAGGGGCAGATCACCTTCGAGCAGGAGCGGATGAACGAGATGCGGATCTACGTGAACGCGGGGGAGAAGGCCGAACAGGGCTTCAAGACGATCCTCACCGGACCGCAACACCCGCCCTATGCCGCCTTCTGCCCGGCGCCGGGGCATCAGCTGGGCTTCAACGACCTGAAGGTGCTGGAGGCCGCCGAACTGGTGGAGAGCATCGAAGGGCGGCAAAGGGCATGGCCCGATTTTGCCGAGGCGCTGGAGATCGAGCGGGTTATCCATGCGATTGCGGAAAGCGCGGCGAAGGAGGCGCGGGTTTCGCTGGTGTGA
- a CDS encoding PPC domain-containing DNA-binding protein, whose protein sequence is MESDGRFISARLKPGNDLVAGLRRLFEASGAEAMAMVSCVGSLRAVRLRHAGAEEATGYEGPLEIVSLVGTLDAGKQHLHMAVSDAAGRVCGGHLMAEGAEVFTTAEIVVVALDGLRFERAPCPASGYDELVVKRR, encoded by the coding sequence ATGGAAAGCGACGGGCGGTTCATTTCGGCGCGGCTGAAGCCAGGGAATGACCTTGTGGCTGGGCTGCGACGGCTCTTCGAGGCCAGTGGCGCGGAAGCGATGGCGATGGTGAGCTGTGTTGGCAGCCTGCGGGCCGTCCGGCTGCGCCATGCGGGTGCGGAGGAGGCGACGGGCTATGAGGGGCCGCTGGAGATCGTCTCGCTGGTGGGCACGCTGGATGCGGGTAAGCAGCATTTGCACATGGCGGTCTCGGATGCAGCGGGCCGGGTGTGCGGCGGGCACCTGATGGCGGAGGGCGCGGAGGTGTTCACCACGGCGGAGATCGTGGTGGTGGCACTCGACGGGCTGCGGTTTGAACGCGCGCCCTGCCCTGCCTCGGGATATGACGAGTTGGTGGTGAAGCGTCGGTAG
- a CDS encoding FadR/GntR family transcriptional regulator, protein MTIVASGSPSARASNHTHFVVDQMGRAIVAGEYPPDTMIPLDPDLCEMFDVSRTVVREAKKTLAAKGLIASKAKVGTHVRPSDEWNMFDEDVLRWHTSVKSPGRFYDELFEIRLIFEPAAAASAARRANELADKAACDKLFALCDSLADARSRADFAVADYEFHHHVLKLSGNRFLQSLGDMVQTALYSLFLIEANEKFQEVKAEVAANHRDIARAIASGLPDAAHSAMLKVITEGHDRTRATA, encoded by the coding sequence ATGACCATTGTCGCCTCGGGCTCGCCCTCCGCGCGGGCCTCGAACCACACGCATTTCGTGGTGGACCAGATGGGGCGTGCCATCGTCGCCGGAGAGTACCCGCCCGACACGATGATCCCGCTCGATCCGGACCTCTGCGAGATGTTCGACGTGTCGCGCACGGTGGTCCGCGAGGCCAAGAAGACCCTCGCCGCCAAGGGACTCATCGCCTCCAAGGCCAAGGTCGGCACCCATGTCCGCCCCTCCGACGAATGGAACATGTTCGATGAGGACGTGCTGCGCTGGCACACCTCGGTCAAATCGCCGGGCCGGTTCTACGACGAGCTCTTCGAGATCCGCCTCATCTTCGAGCCCGCTGCCGCCGCCTCCGCCGCCCGGCGCGCCAATGAGCTGGCCGACAAGGCCGCCTGCGACAAGCTCTTCGCCCTCTGTGACAGTCTCGCAGATGCCCGCAGCCGCGCCGACTTCGCCGTGGCCGACTACGAGTTCCACCACCACGTCCTCAAACTCTCCGGCAACCGCTTCCTGCAATCGCTCGGCGATATGGTGCAAACCGCGCTCTATTCGCTGTTCCTGATCGAGGCGAACGAGAAGTTCCAAGAGGTGAAGGCCGAGGTGGCCGCCAACCACCGCGATATCGCCCGCGCCATCGCCTCCGGTCTGCCCGACGCCGCCCATTCCGCCATGCTGAAGGTCATCACCGAGGGCCACGACCGCACCCGCGCCACCGCCTGA
- the yjfF gene encoding galactofuranose ABC transporter, permease protein YjfF — translation MIRSTHLPLMVTLATFVLAYALCASQYPAMLSTRVVANLLTDNAFLGIVAVGMTFVILSGGIDLSVGSVIAFTGVFLAVILRDTSIHPLAAFALVLALTTGFGAAMGATIHYLEMPPFIVTLAGMFLARGAAYVLSTDSVPITHEFYDTLQDIYYKAPGGGRFRLIGGLMLLTFIAGALIAHRTRFGQNVYALGGGAQTARLMGVPLASTTVGIYAISGGLAGLAGIVFSLYTSAGYSLATVGVELDAIAAVVIGGTLLSGGYGFVAGTFFGILIMGLIQTYIVFDGTLSSWWTKIVIGALLFAFILLQKGLTWATTTRRKRATGSAQPS, via the coding sequence ATGATCCGCTCCACTCACCTGCCGCTGATGGTCACGCTGGCCACCTTCGTGCTGGCCTACGCCCTCTGCGCCTCGCAATACCCGGCCATGCTCTCCACCCGCGTCGTCGCCAACCTGCTGACCGACAACGCCTTTCTCGGCATCGTCGCCGTCGGCATGACCTTCGTGATCCTCTCCGGCGGCATCGACCTCTCGGTCGGCTCCGTCATCGCCTTCACCGGCGTCTTCCTCGCCGTCATCCTGCGCGACACCTCGATCCACCCTCTTGCCGCCTTCGCCCTCGTGCTGGCCCTCACCACCGGCTTCGGCGCGGCGATGGGGGCCACCATCCACTACCTCGAGATGCCGCCTTTCATCGTCACCCTCGCAGGCATGTTCCTCGCCCGCGGCGCGGCCTACGTGCTCAGCACCGATAGCGTGCCGATCACCCATGAGTTCTACGACACCCTGCAGGATATCTACTACAAGGCCCCCGGCGGCGGCCGCTTCCGGCTCATCGGCGGGCTGATGCTGCTCACCTTCATCGCGGGCGCGCTCATCGCCCACCGCACCCGCTTCGGGCAGAACGTTTATGCCCTCGGCGGCGGGGCGCAGACCGCCCGCCTGATGGGCGTCCCGCTCGCCTCCACCACCGTGGGCATCTACGCCATCTCAGGCGGCCTCGCGGGCCTCGCAGGCATCGTCTTCTCGCTCTACACCTCCGCCGGCTACTCCCTCGCCACCGTAGGCGTGGAACTCGATGCCATCGCCGCCGTCGTCATCGGCGGCACGCTCCTCTCCGGCGGTTACGGCTTTGTCGCAGGCACCTTCTTCGGCATCCTCATCATGGGCCTGATCCAGACCTACATCGTCTTTGACGGGACACTCTCGAGTTGGTGGACTAAGATCGTCATCGGCGCGCTGCTCTTCGCATTCATCCTGCTTCAGAAAGGCCTCACTTGGGCGACGACCACCCGACGAAAAAGAGCGACTGGCTCCGCACAGCCATCATGA
- a CDS encoding ABC transporter permease: MATTTPSLLKRITPQLIILAVVLGLNLLVFPDFFDVSFRNGRIFGNLVDVFNRGAPVALLCIGMTLVIATKGIDLSVGAVMAIAGATAASLVTDGHGWGTALIGALATGALCGAWNGVLVAVLRIQPIVATLVLMVAGRGIAQLITEGTILTFNNEGLIRLGAGTVLGIPTPIVIWLALGTLATLAVRRTALGMLIEAIGVNEASSRLAGINSRVLLICVYLASGLCAALAGVIVAADIKGADANNAGLWLELDAILAVVIGGNSLLGGRFSIVASLIGALIIQSVNSVILLSGMPPEFNLVIKAILILAILVIQSPKIGHLIYMLRASGPESLPERARPSAAPKEDTP; this comes from the coding sequence ATGGCCACAACCACGCCCTCGCTGCTCAAACGCATCACCCCGCAACTCATCATCCTCGCCGTCGTCCTCGGCCTCAACCTGCTGGTCTTCCCCGACTTTTTCGACGTGTCCTTCCGCAACGGCCGGATCTTCGGCAACCTGGTCGACGTCTTCAACCGCGGCGCCCCCGTGGCGCTGCTCTGCATCGGGATGACCCTGGTGATCGCCACCAAGGGCATCGACCTCTCGGTTGGCGCCGTCATGGCCATCGCGGGCGCCACCGCCGCGTCACTCGTCACCGACGGCCACGGCTGGGGCACCGCACTCATCGGCGCACTGGCCACCGGCGCCCTCTGCGGCGCATGGAACGGCGTGCTCGTCGCCGTCCTGCGCATCCAACCCATCGTCGCCACGCTGGTTCTGATGGTCGCGGGCAGGGGGATCGCCCAGCTCATCACCGAAGGCACGATCCTGACCTTCAACAACGAGGGCCTGATCCGCCTCGGCGCAGGCACCGTGCTAGGCATCCCGACGCCCATCGTCATCTGGCTCGCCCTCGGAACGCTGGCCACGCTGGCCGTCCGCCGCACCGCGCTCGGCATGCTCATCGAGGCCATCGGCGTCAACGAGGCCTCCTCGCGCCTCGCGGGCATCAACTCCCGCGTCCTGCTGATCTGCGTCTACCTCGCCTCCGGCCTCTGCGCCGCGCTGGCGGGCGTCATCGTCGCAGCAGACATCAAGGGCGCCGATGCCAACAACGCAGGCCTCTGGCTTGAGCTCGATGCCATCCTCGCCGTGGTCATCGGCGGCAACTCCCTGCTCGGCGGGCGCTTCTCCATCGTCGCCTCGCTGATCGGCGCGCTGATCATCCAGTCGGTCAACTCGGTGATCCTGCTCTCCGGCATGCCGCCCGAGTTCAACCTCGTCATCAAGGCCATCCTGATCCTCGCGATCCTCGTGATCCAGTCGCCCAAGATCGGCCATCTGATCTACATGCTCCGCGCCTCCGGCCCCGAGAGCCTGCCCGAGCGCGCGCGCCCCTCCGCGGCCCCCAAGGAGGACACCCCATGA
- a CDS encoding sugar ABC transporter ATP-binding protein: MRHRRKMQDQPPLLHASGISKFFPGAVALDEVELKLYPGEVHALLGENGAGKSTLIKCLTGAYRRDGGVIRLAGEEVDPKSTADAQGLGIGTVYQEVNLLPNLTVAENLYMGRQPTRLGLVNRRAMNRAAAEVLEGYGLHIDPGEPLTSFSVAVQQVVAIARAVALSGKVLILDEPTASLDRDEVELLFGVIRQLKERGLAIVFITHFLDQVFEVSDRATVLRNGRVVGERLLAEVSQHDIITLMLGRQLEARVAEKKGGKPGELLLQVNDLAKRGMIEPFSLNLHRGEVVGLAGLLGSGRTETANLLFGAVQADQGKLLLEGRETRITNPREAIAHRFALCPEDRKTDGIVGDLSVRDNIILALQARQGWMRPIPRAKVNEIAEHYVKALDIRLASLDMPIRLLSGGNQQKALLARWLATEPEFLILDEPTRGIDVGAHAEIIALIERLRENGMALLVASSELEELVAYSTRVVVLRDRRQVRELTGDEITADNIVHAIADEQKGAA; this comes from the coding sequence ATGAGACACAGGCGCAAGATGCAAGACCAGCCCCCGCTGCTCCACGCCAGCGGCATCTCCAAGTTCTTCCCCGGCGCCGTCGCGCTGGATGAGGTCGAGCTCAAGCTCTATCCCGGCGAGGTCCACGCGCTGCTGGGCGAGAACGGCGCGGGCAAATCCACCCTCATCAAATGCCTCACCGGCGCCTACCGCCGCGATGGCGGGGTGATCCGGCTGGCGGGGGAGGAGGTGGACCCGAAGTCCACCGCCGACGCGCAGGGCCTCGGCATCGGCACCGTCTATCAGGAGGTCAACCTCCTGCCCAATCTCACCGTGGCCGAAAACCTTTACATGGGCCGCCAGCCCACCCGGCTCGGCCTCGTGAACCGCCGCGCCATGAACCGCGCCGCCGCCGAGGTGCTCGAAGGCTACGGCCTCCACATCGACCCGGGCGAGCCGCTCACCAGCTTCTCCGTCGCCGTGCAGCAGGTCGTCGCCATCGCCCGCGCCGTGGCGCTCTCCGGCAAGGTGCTCATCCTCGACGAACCCACCGCCTCGCTCGACCGCGACGAGGTGGAGCTGCTCTTCGGGGTGATCCGTCAGTTGAAGGAACGCGGGCTGGCGATTGTTTTCATTACCCATTTCCTCGATCAGGTCTTCGAGGTCTCCGACCGCGCCACCGTGCTCCGCAATGGCCGTGTGGTGGGCGAGCGCCTGCTGGCCGAGGTCTCCCAGCACGACATCATCACCCTCATGCTCGGCCGCCAGCTCGAGGCCCGCGTGGCCGAAAAGAAGGGCGGCAAACCGGGCGAGCTTCTCCTGCAGGTGAACGACCTCGCCAAGCGTGGAATGATCGAACCCTTCTCGCTGAACCTCCACCGGGGCGAGGTCGTCGGCCTCGCCGGGCTGCTCGGCTCGGGCCGCACCGAAACCGCCAACCTGCTCTTTGGCGCGGTGCAGGCCGATCAGGGCAAGCTCCTGCTCGAAGGCCGCGAAACCCGCATCACCAATCCCCGTGAGGCCATCGCCCACCGCTTCGCCCTCTGCCCAGAAGATCGCAAGACAGATGGCATCGTCGGCGACCTCTCGGTGCGCGATAACATCATCCTCGCCCTTCAGGCCCGTCAGGGCTGGATGCGCCCAATCCCCCGCGCCAAGGTGAACGAGATCGCCGAGCATTACGTCAAGGCGCTCGATATCCGCCTCGCAAGCCTCGACATGCCCATCCGCCTGCTCTCCGGCGGCAACCAGCAAAAGGCGCTGCTCGCCCGCTGGCTGGCGACCGAACCCGAATTCCTCATCCTCGACGAGCCCACACGTGGCATCGACGTGGGCGCCCATGCCGAGATCATCGCCCTCATCGAGCGCCTGCGCGAGAACGGCATGGCCCTCCTCGTCGCCTCCTCCGAACTGGAAGAACTCGTCGCCTATTCCACCCGCGTCGTGGTGCTGCGCGACCGGCGGCAGGTGCGCGAGCTGACCGGCGACGAGATCACCGCTGACAATATCGTCCATGCCATCGCCGACGAGCAGAAGGGGGCCGCCTGA
- the ytfQ gene encoding galactofuranose ABC transporter, galactofuranose-binding protein YtfQ — protein MNVKATLLASAITLAPFAAMAADLTIGFSQIGSESGWRAAETTVTKQEAEKRGIDLKFADAQQKQENQIKAIRSFIAQGVDAILLAPVVATGWDEVLEEAADAEIPVVLLDRTVDASDDLYLTAVTSDLVHEGRVAGQWLADEMAGEPCRIVELQGTTGSSPAIDRKKGFEEGIAGAEGLEIVRSQTGDFTRSQGKVVMESFLKAEGGENICALYAHNDDMAVGAIQAIKEAGLNPGTDIKIVAIDAVPDAHLAIANGEMNATIELTPNMAGPALDALEAYLADGTAPEKWIQTESKLYTAADDNQAVYEEKKGLGY, from the coding sequence ATGAACGTCAAAGCCACGCTCCTTGCGAGCGCCATCACCCTTGCGCCCTTCGCCGCCATGGCCGCCGATCTGACCATCGGCTTCAGCCAGATCGGCTCCGAGTCCGGCTGGCGCGCCGCCGAGACCACGGTGACCAAGCAGGAAGCCGAAAAGCGCGGGATCGACCTCAAGTTTGCCGATGCGCAGCAGAAGCAGGAAAACCAGATCAAGGCGATCCGCAGCTTCATTGCGCAGGGTGTCGATGCCATCCTGCTCGCCCCCGTCGTCGCCACCGGCTGGGATGAAGTGCTCGAAGAGGCCGCCGACGCCGAGATCCCCGTCGTCCTTCTCGACCGCACGGTCGATGCATCCGATGATCTCTACCTCACCGCCGTCACCTCCGACCTCGTCCACGAGGGCCGGGTCGCTGGCCAGTGGCTGGCCGACGAGATGGCCGGCGAGCCCTGCCGCATCGTCGAGCTGCAAGGCACCACCGGCTCCTCGCCCGCGATCGACCGCAAGAAGGGCTTCGAAGAGGGCATCGCAGGCGCCGAGGGCCTCGAGATCGTCCGCTCCCAGACCGGCGACTTCACCCGATCTCAGGGCAAGGTCGTGATGGAGAGCTTCCTCAAGGCCGAGGGCGGCGAGAACATCTGCGCCCTTTATGCCCATAACGACGACATGGCCGTTGGCGCGATCCAGGCGATCAAGGAAGCGGGCCTCAACCCCGGCACCGACATCAAGATCGTCGCCATCGACGCCGTGCCCGACGCCCACCTCGCCATCGCCAACGGCGAGATGAACGCCACCATCGAACTCACGCCCAACATGGCCGGCCCTGCGCTCGACGCGCTGGAGGCCTATCTGGCCGATGGCACCGCGCCCGAAAAGTGGATCCAGACCGAGAGCAAGCTCTACACCGCCGCCGACGACAATCAGGCGGTCTACGAAGAGAAAAAGGGCCTCGGCTACTGA
- a CDS encoding phage tail sheath family protein — protein sequence MPEYRAPGVYVEELGSGPRPIEGVSTATTALVGLVEESDGPVGEPQFCISYVAFEALYLASLPGDRTCTLATAVRGYFDNGGARLWVLRVADDTEALDATTLAPLEALKDVNLVAAPGFCDPQSHAALVEHCAARGDRFAVLDMADSGDVRAMRTGVADGGLLPPQVPSGLAAIYAPWVETEDAVTGERLAVPPSGHICGIYAATDATRGVWKAPAGVAVRGVFGLTHVFRDAEQDLLNPEGVNLLRVMADGIMVWGARTLGDPASDYRYVPIRRLMIFIEQSLNRGLEWVVFEPNDEPLWQAVRRDVGAFLKGLWREAGLMGTTEVEAYFVTCDRTTMTQDDLDNGRLVCLIGVAAHKPAEFVMLRIEKVVGG from the coding sequence ATGCCAGAGTATCGCGCGCCCGGAGTCTACGTGGAGGAGTTGGGCAGCGGGCCCCGCCCGATCGAGGGGGTGAGCACCGCGACCACGGCGCTGGTGGGGCTGGTGGAAGAGAGTGACGGGCCGGTGGGGGAGCCGCAGTTCTGCATCAGCTATGTGGCCTTCGAAGCGCTCTACCTCGCCAGCCTGCCCGGCGACCGGACCTGCACGCTGGCGACGGCGGTGCGGGGGTACTTTGACAACGGCGGCGCGCGGCTTTGGGTGCTGCGGGTGGCCGATGACACCGAGGCGCTGGACGCGACCACCCTCGCCCCATTGGAGGCGCTGAAGGATGTGAACCTCGTCGCCGCGCCGGGGTTTTGCGACCCGCAGAGCCATGCGGCGCTGGTGGAGCATTGCGCGGCGCGGGGCGACAGGTTTGCGGTGCTCGACATGGCGGACAGCGGCGATGTGAGGGCGATGCGCACAGGGGTCGCCGATGGCGGGCTGTTGCCGCCGCAGGTGCCGAGCGGGCTGGCGGCAATTTATGCGCCTTGGGTCGAGACGGAGGACGCGGTAACGGGCGAGCGGCTGGCTGTTCCGCCTTCGGGGCATATCTGCGGGATCTATGCCGCGACCGATGCCACGCGCGGCGTCTGGAAGGCGCCGGCAGGGGTGGCGGTGCGGGGCGTTTTCGGGCTGACCCACGTGTTCCGCGATGCGGAGCAGGATTTGCTGAACCCGGAGGGGGTGAACCTGCTGCGGGTGATGGCCGACGGGATCATGGTTTGGGGCGCGCGGACGCTGGGCGACCCCGCCAGCGATTACAGATACGTGCCGATCCGGCGGCTGATGATCTTCATCGAGCAGAGCCTGAACCGCGGGCTGGAGTGGGTGGTTTTCGAGCCGAATGACGAGCCGCTCTGGCAGGCGGTGCGGCGGGATGTGGGGGCGTTTCTGAAGGGGCTCTGGCGGGAGGCCGGGCTGATGGGGACAACAGAGGTTGAGGCCTATTTCGTCACCTGCGACCGGACCACGATGACGCAGGATGACCTCGACAACGGGCGGCTTGTGTGCCTGATCGGGGTGGCGGCGCATAAGCCCGCGGAGTTCGTGATGCTGCGGATCGAGAAGGTGGTAGGCGGATGA
- a CDS encoding phage tail protein has translation MSAGPYRRFNFVLRIAGEEVAGFTEASGLGAEVETVAYRDGGGPVRHLPGGMRLRPVTLTRGMAGDAVAGWCRASVDGTVERKDVELGLLAADGSEAACWRLYGAWVSRFRAAPEAAEAGFALESMTLAFDRVERD, from the coding sequence ATGAGTGCGGGCCCGTACCGGCGGTTCAACTTTGTGCTTCGGATCGCCGGAGAGGAGGTGGCCGGGTTCACCGAGGCCAGCGGGTTGGGGGCGGAGGTGGAGACGGTGGCCTACCGAGACGGCGGCGGGCCGGTGCGGCACCTGCCGGGCGGGATGAGATTACGCCCGGTGACGTTGACGCGCGGGATGGCAGGCGATGCGGTGGCGGGCTGGTGCCGGGCATCGGTGGACGGCACCGTCGAGCGGAAGGATGTGGAACTGGGGCTGTTGGCGGCGGACGGCTCAGAGGCGGCGTGCTGGCGGCTCTACGGCGCGTGGGTTTCGAGATTTCGGGCCGCGCCGGAGGCTGCTGAGGCCGGGTTTGCGTTGGAGAGCATGACGCTGGCGTTTGACCGGGTGGAGCGGGATTAA
- a CDS encoding long-chain-fatty-acid--CoA ligase, which produces MAPFTRHLSSWPKGVPLHLEIPARSMAENLALSARATPDAPAIRYYGREITYGKLAAEVEALAGWLQANGTQKGDRVLLYMQNSPQFIAGYYAILRADAVVVPVNPMNRAAELAYLCEDTGARTALTGQELLSHLVETPLTHILSAAYAEHTDPAFPFTLPEPLDAQPAPSTDPRVTPWSTAIAAQHTPGPITAQPDDLALIPYSSGTTGQPKGCMHSHRTVMSTCVGNTVWNPTRGNGTTLASLPLYHVTGMQNSMNAPILKGEPIILMTRWDRALAAYLINRYKVARWRSITTMAIDLVNDPDLDSYDLTSLEVIGGGGASMPEAVAAKLKDLTGLDYIEGYGMTETMAPSHINPLDAPRRQCLGIPIFDVDSRVIDPDTGTELGPNEPGEIIMHGPQNFLGYWNRPEETEAAHIEIDGKRFVRSGDIGRYDESGFFYIVDRVKRMVSVSGLKVWPTEVEGLMHAHPKITECCIIGRPDPRTGERVRAYIVPKGEVTEAEITQWCRSNMAAYKVPKEIVFTDALPRSPSGKVQWRELMEEAAQESA; this is translated from the coding sequence ATGGCCCCCTTCACCCGCCACCTCTCCAGCTGGCCCAAGGGCGTGCCGCTGCACCTCGAAATCCCCGCCCGCTCGATGGCCGAAAACCTCGCGCTCTCCGCGCGGGCCACGCCTGACGCCCCCGCAATCCGCTACTACGGGCGCGAGATCACCTATGGCAAACTCGCCGCCGAGGTGGAGGCCCTCGCCGGATGGCTGCAAGCCAACGGCACACAAAAGGGCGACCGGGTGCTGCTCTACATGCAGAACTCCCCCCAGTTCATCGCGGGCTACTACGCCATCCTCCGCGCCGATGCCGTGGTCGTGCCGGTCAACCCGATGAACCGCGCCGCCGAACTCGCCTACCTCTGCGAAGACACCGGCGCCCGCACCGCCCTCACCGGGCAGGAGCTCCTCTCCCACCTCGTCGAAACCCCTCTCACCCACATCCTCTCCGCCGCCTACGCCGAACACACCGACCCGGCCTTCCCCTTCACGCTCCCCGAGCCGCTAGACGCCCAACCTGCGCCAAGCACTGACCCCCGCGTCACCCCATGGTCCACCGCCATCGCGGCACAGCACACCCCCGGCCCGATCACCGCCCAGCCAGACGACCTCGCCCTCATTCCCTACAGCTCCGGCACCACCGGCCAGCCCAAGGGCTGCATGCACTCGCACCGCACCGTGATGAGCACCTGCGTCGGCAACACCGTCTGGAACCCCACGCGCGGCAACGGCACGACCCTCGCCAGCCTGCCGCTCTACCACGTCACCGGCATGCAAAACTCGATGAATGCCCCCATCCTCAAGGGCGAGCCGATCATCCTGATGACCCGGTGGGACAGGGCGCTCGCGGCCTACCTCATCAACCGTTACAAGGTCGCCCGATGGCGTTCGATCACCACCATGGCCATCGACCTCGTCAACGACCCTGATCTCGACAGCTATGATCTGACTTCTCTCGAAGTCATCGGCGGCGGCGGCGCCTCCATGCCCGAGGCGGTCGCGGCCAAGCTGAAAGACCTCACCGGCCTCGACTACATCGAAGGCTACGGCATGACTGAAACGATGGCGCCGTCGCACATCAACCCGCTCGACGCCCCCCGCCGCCAATGCCTCGGCATCCCCATCTTCGACGTCGACTCCCGCGTGATCGACCCCGACACAGGCACTGAACTCGGGCCCAATGAACCCGGCGAAATCATCATGCACGGCCCGCAAAACTTCCTCGGTTACTGGAACCGCCCCGAGGAAACAGAAGCCGCCCATATCGAGATCGACGGCAAACGCTTCGTCCGCTCCGGCGACATCGGCCGCTATGACGAAAGCGGCTTCTTCTACATCGTCGACAGAGTAAAGCGCATGGTCTCCGTCTCGGGCCTCAAGGTCTGGCCGACCGAGGTGGAAGGCCTCATGCACGCCCACCCCAAAATCACCGAATGCTGCATCATCGGCCGCCCCGACCCCCGCACCGGCGAGCGTGTCCGCGCCTACATCGTGCCCAAGGGCGAGGTGACGGAGGCCGAAATCACCCAATGGTGCCGCTCCAACATGGCCGCCTACAAGGTGCCCAAGGAGATCGTCTTCACCGACGCCCTCCCGCGCTCCCCCTCCGGCAAGGTGCAATGGCGCGAACTGATGGAAGAGGCTGCACAGGAGAGCGCTTAA